In Amphiura filiformis unplaced genomic scaffold, Afil_fr2py scaffold_528, whole genome shotgun sequence, the genomic stretch GGCCATCcaggctgctgagttgatgttctttgtttgatgcaCACATGTATAAGCcagtattcgctgtagaagtgatgtaataattggattaactaccatagtaatagctgaatataatttttgaattgccctgcactacaagcaggttgcactcatcacctgtgtatgtctgcaaatcatagattgaatactgttacaataccgctcttttcaaagatactaatcttacaggtgtaagtgattagcatttctttgacatctatggttcaatgcataggttaccgtgtgaacgttgtagtgcagggcaatctattcaaaagttgtattcatctattgctatggtagcctttacgtcacttctacagcaaatagTAGTACATCCTTTGTGAATGCCCCATTGTGCCCCATTCAAAATGGCAACCATTCACAAAGACATTCTTGTGGCATGCACAGGTGtccttcaaacaaagaacatcaattcagcAGCCAGGGGTCTTAAAACTACAAAGTTGCAACATAATGCTCATTTCGGAGCAGGTCACTAAGACTAAAAAATGCTCTTAAAGGCCTACAcataggcctattcagtgatttgctcatctggaggatcgtaaaaatcatcaaaattctaaTTTTGGCACCTATGTTTTCCATATCACATTGGAGTAAtgggaaaaggtcaaaggtccaaTCATTGTCTGAAATAGGTACTGGAATTAAGTTTTATTGATCTCTTGCTAACTGTATAGTGTGGAATCAGTGAGCCCATTAATTGATAAGAATACCTgcacaaaaataaaggttactcgAAGCAGTTGTGGAATTTAAtgcatctctaaatgtaatgatgacaaGTATGTAAACGTATACATTTTcataaaggaaatgatgcaaggaatccaactagcataacagattcctgcaaaaactaatagtttttggaaaaaaacttcacatttgattttactttactgactcaaggaaggtaCATTGTATACAAGTGCCGCTGAGAGCCATTACGGACCAGAGGGCAATGTGAACGGAGGGGCCCCTTTGATCAGTAATGACagtgcaggacttcataagtgtgtgggggggggagcaGCAGTGgcctaaatttattttatttgtgacatgggggagggaggttggtgtaaaatccttgaacatatgttgcaGCGTAACGAAAGTATCATGcttagctgccaataatcaaatatgaatattgaaggagataaatttggaatttgaaagttgcattttgctcccagattaagtttctcaCAACTTCCACGCGAAGTACaacaaatttgccaattttaagctaAAATGAGTATGAACTGTTGAATTGGACAAATGTGCgtgaagcgtgcgaaaatttgcaatACAAATTAGtgacttttgctcccagattggacttattgaaacaaaccgtaaaagagcaaagaaaacagaccttataatggaATCGTAATGGcaagaaaagagaccgtagtgggcccgtaaaaagcaaagaaaagctaccataggcccgtaaaaagcaaagaaaagatagtataggcccgtaaaggaaagaaagagaccttagtgagtatgtaaaaagcttaataagcaacgaaaagataccttaatggacccataaaaaaaGAGACCttggagggcccgtaaaaagcaaagaagagataccttaggcctaatggacaagaaaagagacctttgttggcccgtagagtaaagcaaagaaaatatgccttaataacaaggtatcttttctttaccttttacgggcccctgatgaggtcccttttctttgcttttactgccccatagtaaagtatgttttcttcactttttacagGCCCCCTAGGCATTTTGCATGAATCTGTGTCCTCTACTTCAAGCTACACTACTCAAAAATTTAAAGGATCAGAATCTGAAAATCTTGATTTGTTGATTTTTGTTCTTATGGTGCTAACCAAGGTATTTTTCAGTGTCACAAGACTTCAGTACTCGGTAGTGCAAGTGTTCTGTTGCCTAACTATTACTGACTGAAATGACACTCAGCCAATTTAAAGTGTTAatgctgtttttgaaaaatgctaataaataagtCTTATCCTTTAAATTTTGTTGAGTAGtgtattttgtaacatttccataaaaaatagattagtatttcttttccacaatatgttagcctttactgtcagatatgtcctttttaattttgagtagaacaactgaggtaaagcaaagaaaattggaatttactaccatgCAGTGGCGATATTGTCAATCCATGTCATTCCGTAGGTTGTGTTATGGCATGATCCATTGATGTGAGTATCCCGCACAATATGTACATaatgtacatactgtgttatgaataTTGTGTACATGTTTGACTAATAtgtttccatcataataattacaggacggttcctgcgttttattcaaaatctcagattttgacaaaactacagcaactacagcacctaaagtcttgatttttggagggtatgttagtttaacaaagtacattacaattgtgtaaaaaaacccagaattttgacaaatattgagtgtatccttctcagcaaatgttacaatatggctttaagtagagaTATTAGCTCCATAGTGAACGGGGGTTCATCAGTGTTAATACATGGTTACTCAGAAACATCTGCAACAAATTTGAGAATAATAATTCTGGAATACCCTGTGCACAAGTATAACcccaacctaaccctaacccacccaAATTATAACCCTAGCCATAATCCTAATCTAATTGTAACCATAACTTAATCTAAAACACAGGGTgggcagggtataccagaatgataCCCAAATTTGTTTGAGTCATAAAGATTGTGCCTTcctatcaaagttaatacttacGTGCAAACAGGTTGATAATAGCGCTGTTCTATGGTACATGTACCACGGCCATAACAATAGTTTGCTGGACATGTAATGCTTGATGgatctgaaaattaaaaaaataaccaTAACATATGTTAATTcctttccaaaataatgaaatgctttatcatACTGGTAatctatttataaatttatttaacgAGAATAAAGATATCAATTCCAAATCAGTGACAAAAAACATGACTGATAAAACAGGTCAAGGACTTTTAACAATAACATGTAAGAAAATAGGAAATAAGTAACAAAttcaaacacaaaaatgcttttCCTGCAAAATCACTTTAAAGTCGCTTACAATGTTACTGCACTGAAACACCGCCTCGCAACTTATGATGGGTTTGGCTACTAATGACAGCACATGTGATAGTGCTCTCTCAAAGTGACCTCTACTTACCATTGACAGAAAAGCTAGACTCATCAACTGTCAGATCTGTCAAGCCCTGAGCGCTGAGATCTACATCGGATGCACCATCTGTTATGGCTGTCTGCACATCTCCTTCAGTATGACTAGATGTCTCCTCAAAACCAAGGACCGAATTAACTATAATACTTCCATCTTCTAACGAGGTGATGTAACAAGATCCTTGGGCCAGCTCAGCCTCCATGTCTGGATTACTTGCTCGTATTGCTGATCTCAACTAGAAATGATAAGAGTATGTAGGATTATTATCTAAGCTaaataaaaatagttttttatttttgatatcgcTGTGGTGGCCAAACTGGAGTCGGTAAGTAGGgaaaaaatttattttgaaaaaaaaagggaaataaaagCAGGCAAATCTAGTTAGGCTGCAGCTCGTATTGTGGCACCAAATGCCGTTAAGTTGGGGGAGGGAGTTTCCCTCCCAATCAAAGTGCAGAAGCTCCTAGACCATGTGTTCTTCTATGCAGCCTTTGTAATGTGACAGTGGGTATCATTTCCAGCAGTTCAGTTGATAATTAAACTTCTAAGGTCAAGAGGATGGggaagatgaataaataaatggtgCAGGGAAAcaatacagaaacattcaaatatgcgAAATGTTGCTACACTTGGCTCCCAAAATTTTATCATGTGTAAAAGGTGTGGGGGtaaggattttttggcaggccgaagtGGGAAGAGAGGGAaggaatattggggggggggggtaggctggGGAAGCATGGTTTTATTGTCATGATTTCCACATAATGATGAAAACCATGTTACTAGCCATATCTGTGTATAACATGTGAAATGCTTTACACAAATTGCCAAGTGCTACCAAAAAGGCTGCTGTGACAGCAAACATTGATGTCACCCGCCTCTATGATAGTGCAAGATGTTAAAGATATCGTATTTGGCAGAGTAATAAGTACTTATCCCAATATAGTGTACAAAGATCACTGAACTTGGAAGTTAAAAATTACTCAAAccttgcacagtgtcaacaccctatattataaatatttttccatacagctcaatactccgctggtgaaatcaatattctattattgacatagataaagaaagtttacatatgcattgtgatatatatatatatttttttttgtgtcagttcctgcagtaCAGGTTTGTCGATCACGTGATAAATCGAATATGTGACGTCAAggttaatatcgatatcaatttaaggctgttctagttaaattacatacccattggcattttggctgtaccatttaatttacatactcaacatttccctgtgcactttgtccatgaattgatcctgatttgcattgtcgttatagagttatatttttgtacacaacagggatgttactattgttttaactaaatgaagcatacttttgcttttatccttctttttgtcctttattaattataaattaggtgatttaattaatataattctttgtttcagcgacccaggggtaaacagacaaacaaatacaaaggtcaaaatccttcaatttctgtgaaaattgaacaaaaagtacctaaatccctacattttatatctccctgtgttaccCCCAGACAGAAATAATTCGACCACAAACACCAATTGCGTATCTGTCAGGCATTCAGACagacattcatatatttatttgcatcaaatatcATATGTTACAATAAATTAGCATGCACATTAAGAAAACAGCTTCCACAATACTTTGAAAATATAGTTAGTATTATTACCAGGAcctagatgaacctacctaagATACCTCCCCAGTGAACTATCTACCTGGGAGCTGATTAAGTCATAA encodes the following:
- the LOC140145657 gene encoding uncharacterized protein, producing the protein MEAELAQGSCYITSLEDGSIIVNSVLGFEETSSHTEGDVQTAITDGASDVDLSAQGLTDLTVDESSFSVNDPSSITCPANYCYGRGTCTIEQRYYQPVCT